The DNA segment GTTTTTACCTCGGTGACTGATCTGAAGCGTAAGCTCATGCGCTACGTACGCCAGTACAACAAGTCGCCAAAGACCGTGAAGTGGAAGTACTTCGACCCAACGCGCCGAATCGCTACTGAATCAGCTGTTACAGGACACTAGCGAGGCAAGACCGAGTTGAGCAAGGGGGCGCGCCAGCGACCAGCCTCGGGATCGTACAGACCGAAACCCGCGCCAAACTCCCAATAGGCGAAGCCTAAGTCGAGCCCCTCCATCTGCTCGCGGACGCTGCCAGTCCAGCGTACGCGAGAGGCCGTGTCCGCGCGGCTGTACGCACCGAACTCCCCCACGTAGAGCGGCAGGCGTCGCGCCACGGCCCAGCGCTCGGCGAGCGCTAGACCCTGAGCGATGAACGCGGCTTCATCCACCAGCAACCTAATACTTTCATTCCTCTCGTAGGTCACTTCGAGGAAAGACACGGTGAAGGGCGCCTGCGGATCGGGCGTGTTGTTCTGCAGGTGAATGTCCGTGGCGGCTAGCGGTGGATCGAAGGTCACCGTGTACCGATTGACGCCTGGCCCAGACTGCAACTCGCGCACGGCGAAGTCATCTCCCATGCCAGCGCGAATGCTCAAGGACAGGGCTTGGTCAACCTCCACGGTCAGGGAGTCGACGGCATCGAGGGGCGAGCCTCGGTGCAAGGCCAACCCAGCCCATCCCGCATCGAAGGTCACGCGCATGCCCGCGTCCTCGGCGTCGGTCGTGGTATCCCAGGACCAATTCTCCCAGCCCCAACCGAGCGCGTAGCGGGTGCCGATCCAGTCCACCCCGAGGGGCGGTATCGGATCGATCCACTCAGCCCCTTGGTGGGTAAACCCGAACGGCTCGTAGAAGTGTACGGTGGCGATCAAGTGCGCATCGTCGGGAGGCTCGAAGGCATCCAGGGCATCGACACTATTCCACTGCACAGGACCTGCCAACACGGGTCGATCTGGATCGATCGCGCGAACCACTGCCAAGGCCTCGGCAAGGTAGGCGTTCCAACGCTCAGGGTTAGCGTTGAAGGCGCCGTGCGGTTCGTTCAGCAACTCGAAGTACACCTGATCGGGATCGTAGGCGCGCAAGCGGTGGGCGAGCTGTCGCCATATCGCCAGAGCCCGCTCGCCTTCCGCGTCGGGATCCGCGTTTAGCTCATCGTGATGGTGGTCATTGACGACAACCGCAAGCCCCCGCGCACGAGCCTGCTCGATCGCCCACACGACACGCGAGAGAAAGGCGGGATCGATGCGGTAAGGCGCTTTCGCCTGTGTGTGATAGGTCCAACTCACCGGCAAGCGGATATGATCGAAACCAACGGCGCTGACCCGCGCGAAATACTCCGCCTCGAGCGTCAAGCCCCAATCGCCCTCGTTAGGTGCCTCGAGCATATTGCCGAAGTTGACCCCGCGCTCGAGCGGGCTCGGCGGCAGCTCCTGGGCCGACAGGCGCGCGCAAGCGCACGCTATGACGATAAACACGCCGCACGCGCGGAGCACGGCCTCGCAAGAGACGGGCGCTGGGCCCAGGTGTGAGCGACTCAACGAGGAACCTCCTGCGGAACCACTTGATCAGCGTGTGTGCGGGGCTCTTTTGAGTCAAGTGCCCGTTGTGCCCGACACCCGAGGCCTCAACAGCCGCCCTTCTCCACGAGGTACGCTACGACCAGGGTCATCGCATTTGCGTTCGCTTGCGCGCGCGGCGCCTTGTGTTCCACGTACCGGATGATCGCCGCCACATCGAACAACTCCTGCGGCGCTCGGCAGTACACCTCGCCCAGGAACGACGTGCGCTCGTCCAGCGTGGCGATCATGTCGAGGGAACCACCAACGTAGGCGTTGAGCATGGGGTGCGCGTCGCACGCCACCGTCGCCGCTTCGCAAATCGCCTTGAACCCCGCCACCGTGAGGGCGTGGCTCGTGGTGGGCAGCGAGGCGCTTAGCAGGAGCGCCGATGCGACCAGTCTCCTAACCGCCAAGTGTCGATCTGACATCATTTCGATCCTTGCAGTGATTAAAATAAAACAATAATCTATTGCTGTTTTAATTTAATTTCAAGGGATGGATCGATGACTCGACGATTCTCACAGCTGGTGGCATGGGCGTGCGCCGGCCTCATCCTGGCGCAGGTGCTCCTGGGCGCGTACGCCCTGTTCGATATCGGCGCCTTCGCTCGCCTCACACAACGCACGCTAGCATTGCCGATCCAGTGGGTGAGCGTGGAGCCCACGCAGTGGTATGCGCTCCTCCTGCTAACGGTGCTCGCCGCCCTGCCCGGCCTCGCCGCGCTTTACTTCCTACGTCGATCGTTCGCCAAGTTCGCCCGGGGCGAGTACTTCAACGACGCTAACAGCCGAGATCTGAGGCGCTTCGCCGTGCTGCTGCTAGCGCAGGCGCTGCTGCGCCCGCTGCACCACGTGCTCGCTAGCGTCGTGCTCTCGGTCAACCATCCGCCCGGACAGAAGCTCTTGAGCTTGAGTCTCGGCAGCCACGAGCTACAGGCGATCGGCCTGGCCCTGGTGTTCTGGGTGCTCGCGAGCCTGCTCTTGGAGGGCGCGCGCCTGCAGAGCGAAAACCGGCAGTTCGTCTGACATGCCCATCCGCACCACCCTCGATCTCGTCATGACCCAGCGCCGCATCACGGGCAAAGAGCTCGCGGCCATCGTAGGCGTCACCGAACAAAACCTATCGTTGCTGCGGACTGGAAAAGTGAAAGGCGTGCGCTTCTCTACGCTCGAGAAACTCTGCGAGGCACTGTCCTGTCAACCGGGAGACCTGCTGGTATTCGAAGCGCCGCCCGAGGACGAGTAGGCGAGCAATCAGGCCGTGTAGGCCAGGGGCGATGGCGCAGCGCTGCCATCCTTTGCGCGAGGGTCGCTATCATGCTCCCCGTTACGCGGCGCCATCGGGCGCCGCCCTGTCGCCCCGCGGGTGCTGCCGTCTACGCTCCGCACGCCTGCTGGTGCCAGGCACGCACCGCTATGCTCTCCTCACGTTTCTCTGCGGGGCGTGCCCGCCTAGCACGACCAGCGCACAAGACAACGGACGCCACTCACATCCCCATGCTCCCGAAGACGTGCCCTGCGGCCGCCGCCGCCAAGCACTTCCTCGCCGACGGCGCGACCATCGACGGGATCGACCGCGGCAACGCCGAGCTTGGCGACGAAGAGCTGCAGGCGATGCACCTGCCGAGCTTCATCGATGCGATCGACGCCGACGTGGTGTCGATCATGGCCTCCTTCAGCTCCCTGAACGGGGAGCAGATTCACGGCTCCAAAGGCATCCTGAGCGATCTTCTAAAGGATACGCTAGGCTTCGATGGCGCGGCCGGCGACCTGGTGCTCGACCCGGCGCAGCGCGCGCTCATCGAGACCCACCACGACGCGGGCAAGACCGTGATCACCGTGCTCATCACCGGACGGCCCTTGCTCGTAAACGAGGCGCTCGCCAGTTCCGATGCTTTTGTCGTCGCCTGGCTATCAGATTCGCAAGGTGCGGGGATCGCCGACGTGTTCTTCGGCGACCACCCGTTCGGCGGCAAGCTCAGCTTCTCCTGGCCGCGCGAGGCGAACCAGATTCCCCTGCACGTGGGGGATGAGGCCTACGACCCGCTCTTCGAGTTCGGCTTCGGCCTCACCTATTGATATCGGAAGCTCAAAACACCCCAGGTGTGCACCCCACAAGATTTAAATCCGACGAAATCCCCTCGTAGGGCTCGGGCGCCTGGGTGAAGAACGGCGCGTCAGTCTCGAAGGGTGCCTCGTAGCCCTCGGCGGACAGGCCCTCGATGTCGAAGGTATCCGGCGCGTCCC comes from the Pseudomonadota bacterium genome and includes:
- a CDS encoding IS630 family transposase — protein: VFTSVTDLKRKLMRYVRQYNKSPKTVKWKYFDPTRRIATESAVTGH
- a CDS encoding helix-turn-helix transcriptional regulator, coding for MPIRTTLDLVMTQRRITGKELAAIVGVTEQNLSLLRTGKVKGVRFSTLEKLCEALSCQPGDLLVFEAPPEDE
- a CDS encoding glycoside hydrolase family 5 protein — encoded protein: MSRSHLGPAPVSCEAVLRACGVFIVIACACARLSAQELPPSPLERGVNFGNMLEAPNEGDWGLTLEAEYFARVSAVGFDHIRLPVSWTYHTQAKAPYRIDPAFLSRVVWAIEQARARGLAVVVNDHHHDELNADPDAEGERALAIWRQLAHRLRAYDPDQVYFELLNEPHGAFNANPERWNAYLAEALAVVRAIDPDRPVLAGPVQWNSVDALDAFEPPDDAHLIATVHFYEPFGFTHQGAEWIDPIPPLGVDWIGTRYALGWGWENWSWDTTTDAEDAGMRVTFDAGWAGLALHRGSPLDAVDSLTVEVDQALSLSIRAGMGDDFAVRELQSGPGVNRYTVTFDPPLAATDIHLQNNTPDPQAPFTVSFLEVTYERNESIRLLVDEAAFIAQGLALAERWAVARRLPLYVGEFGAYSRADTASRVRWTGSVREQMEGLDLGFAYWEFGAGFGLYDPEAGRWRAPLLNSVLPR
- a CDS encoding glycoside hydrolase family 3 protein, with amino-acid sequence MLSSRFSAGRARLARPAHKTTDATHIPMLPKTCPAAAAAKHFLADGATIDGIDRGNAELGDEELQAMHLPSFIDAIDADVVSIMASFSSLNGEQIHGSKGILSDLLKDTLGFDGAAGDLVLDPAQRALIETHHDAGKTVITVLITGRPLLVNEALASSDAFVVAWLSDSQGAGIADVFFGDHPFGGKLSFSWPREANQIPLHVGDEAYDPLFEFGFGLTY
- a CDS encoding DUF2975 domain-containing protein, whose translation is MTRRFSQLVAWACAGLILAQVLLGAYALFDIGAFARLTQRTLALPIQWVSVEPTQWYALLLLTVLAALPGLAALYFLRRSFAKFARGEYFNDANSRDLRRFAVLLLAQALLRPLHHVLASVVLSVNHPPGQKLLSLSLGSHELQAIGLALVFWVLASLLLEGARLQSENRQFV